The window AATTCATACAATAGATAATGAGCTTTACCCAAAGAGTTGTACGCCTCTATTAGTTTTTTACTTGCAGCAAAAGTAAGATACTGTTTAGAATCCTCTACTCGACCAGTTTCTAACAAACACGTTCCATACCATTGATTGTAAGACGCATTTTTAGGTGACGACTTTATGGCTTTTTCAAAAGCAGGCAAAGCTTCAGCAAACTTTCCTTCTAAATACAATCCCTTTCCTTCGTTGAGCGTCTGAGCATTTATTGAAAATGAAAAGCTAAAAGCAATAACTAAAGTATATATTATGTAATTTATTTTTTTCACTACAATTCTAAATCTAATTGCTTTCAAAGTTAATGATTTTTTTGAAAACAATGTAAGTTGCACTCTTTTTATTAGAGCAATAGCATTAAAATCTTATATTTTCAACTTTTTTATATACACAGAAAGAAAAAGCCATAAAAAGATTTGCATAATAAAAAAATAGTCCATACCTTTGCACCGCAAACAAAAATAAGGCTCCGTGGCTCAACTGAATAGAGCATCTGACTACGGATCAGAAGGTTACAGGTTTGAATCCTGTCGGGGTCACAAAGAAAAGCACTTAGTCAATAGATTAGGTGCTTTTTTTTTGCACAAAGGTCGAATTTTCAGGCAAGCCCCAATCTCTTACTCCACTCTTTCCTATTAAAATTAATTGTTTCATTCTTTGAAAGTACTTGTTTTACACTATTAAAACAACCTGTTTCATACTTTGAAAAAATTTGTTTCATACAAGTGAAATTACTTGTTTCATATAGGTGAAACACTTTGTTTCATACTATTGAAACTACTTGTTTCACACGGGTGAAACAAATTTAGCTCTGTATGTTAACGTTTTTAGTTGACTGTTATTTGTCTTAAAGGGTTACAGTTATAACTCCGTCTAAACATATTGCACTTTTATTGCACCTAAATAAAAAAAGGGGCTTTGCAGCATTTGCAAAACCCCTCTACAATGCAGAGAAGAAGGGATTCGAACCCTCGAAACGTTTTCACGTTTACACGCTTTCCAGGCGTGCCTCTTCAACCACTCGAGCACCTCTCTTTGTCCGAAGCCACAAAATTACATAAAATATTCCTATTTATAAGCGTATATACCGAAAAAGCATTAAGGCAACCAAGCTAAACTATTTGTTAGCGGATTGGTTTTTCTCCACAACTCTAATTCTTCGTAAGTTTTCACCTTGCCTGTAAAAACAGCGTGGTATATCTCTATCCCAGGTATAAATACACCGCTAGGCACATCGTATTTAATTTGAAGAATTGTTTGTTTAATCTCTGGTGTTAGCTTTTTTGTTATAGCATCGGTAGCTTGCTCCACTGTTCCGTCGTATTTTGAACCCTTACGAATGTGAATTATATCAAACTTCCACACATTATGATTTTTATCTTCATACAATGTATGCCATTCTATACACTCTTCTTCTGTATTGATTCCGTTTATATACTGAATTTCTTTTAGTGATAGTTTTTCTGCTAATTCTTGCATAACAGAGAAACTCTCAGATATATCAAGTTTATCGGTATATATATGCATATCTATATCTAAATTTTTCATTAACAGACCCGATTTAAGCGAACCTACAATATTAACGGTTGCTCCGATACGCTCCCAAGTCTGAATTATATGTGTATCTGCTAATATGTCTCTTGCCAATTGCTGATTACGTTCGGCGATTTTAATAATATCCATAATTGTTTTAAAATTACACAGGTCTGCTTATTAAACATAAACAGACCTGCTAAAAGGTTTATTGATAATTATTTTTTATTCAACTGAAACGATACAGGAATGTAAGTTGGACTGCTAATAACCTTACCTCCAATATTAAAATTAGGTTTAAGCTTCACTGTTACATCGCTTGTGTTAGAGCCAATTCCTGCAAAATTAAATGCTAAATTTTTGATAGACTCTAATGATTCTCCGTTTAATACTTTCTTTAAGTCGAACGACATTCCAATAGGAAGCACTGCCGAACTACCGCCTGCTACCTGTAAAGCTTGATCGAGAAATCCAGTTGTCATTTCACGACCATCTATTTCTAAAACATACGCCATACCGCTTAGTAAAGCTGTGGTAGTTCCTGGATTGTTCACATTTAAGTTTAATGTAAAATTTAGAGGAAGAGATCCGTTCGAACTTGAAAAAGCCGATGTCAATGATAATAAATTAGTTGGAGTTAATGATGATAAACTTGTTGCATTTTGTAAGTTAATCCCATTCAAAGTTAATCCTGAGATAGAACTATAATCATACTTACATTGTGTAAGTTGATAATAACCTGCGGCTTGCTCTGCCACATTACAAGAAAACATAGTTATTGCAACAATAACGAGAGTAATAATTTTTTTCATGTATTCAAATGTTTATTTATGTTTACGCCACAAAGGTAATACTTTTATCGCATATTATATCTGCTAATAGTTAAAGTAAGGGTTACAACTGTATTGATTTAACCTCTACAACACCTATGCCCTCTCTCATTAATACCATAAATACTTTTCCTTCAGGAAAATACCCTGCTATATACTCTTTAAAATTACCATTAGTGTGCGAATGAGTGTAAATTGCTTCGGAGTGATTATGCCCTGCAAAGAAAGCAGGATTTTTTGTTGAACGAATTAATTCTTTTAATTTATTTCGTTTTTTTTCTGCGGTATTCCAAGCTCCTTTGTTTGAATCTTGACTTTTGCCATTACCATTTTGATTGAGCCACCACTTATCTGCGGTATTAAACGGATAATGTTGTACCCAAACTGCGGCATCGTTTTTCCAACCAGAATTAATCTTACTCGTTAAAGGATTAATAATTTCATCATCGGGAGCATAAAAGTCGGCATTGCCTGCTCCTATGCCTGCCCATAAATCAACTCCGTAAGGACATTGAAACCAATAATTCTGTCCCATATAAAACCTAACATTTCTAAATTTGAAAACAAAGGGGCTTACTTGCTTATACTGAGAGTGAAAATATTCAACGTTAGTAATTCCTAATTTTTCACTTCTACTTATATAAGTGTTACAAACATTTAAGGTTCTATCATTACTTGAAACGCCATCGTATGTATAACCGCGACTATCATCTCCCCAATAATCTGGTTCCCAATCGTGATTCCCATAAATAGTAATAAAAGGAATGCCTGCGTCAATTACTTGCTTAAAAACATAATCAAAGTCATCTAAACTACCTCCCCTATCTTGGTCCATATCTCCTGCCATAATAACAAGTTCGGTTTTGGGTGTAACAAAATTGTAATTAGAATATTTATATTCTGGATAATTATGAATGTTAATCATTTTCTTTACATACTCTTTCATTTTATCGGAACTATTATTTCGCATATTAATTTCCGAATCGGCACATACAATCACCGTAAACCAATTGTTTAGAAAAACAGTTGTTTTGTATTTAGTAACTTCTCCATTTTCTGCTGTTACTGTAAACTCAACTTCCTTACTATCTTCAACCTTAATCGTAGCTGGGTCGGGCGATATAGTTGCGCCTTTAGGAAGATTTACATCAAATTTTGCTTTCGACAAATCAATATTCTTATCCACTAAAAACCATTTATTAGTTAATGACGACAGTGATTCTGTAGGCTTTATATTTGTGCTATTAACCTTTAAGCTCAATTCTAACCAAGTTCCTGAATAAGCTTCTCGAGACAAGGCAAAATCAGGAATTGTATTTGCAGGATATGTATCATATGCTGATATTTTCACGTTCTTCACATTCAGATTTACTATATTAGGACAGTTATCTCTGAGGTAGAAAAAGTCTCGTGCGTCCATAAATCCAGATACCTGCAAATATCGAACTGTTTCTGGAGTTTTAAGCAATTCGCTTAGTTTACCTGGTTCTGTAGTTACAATAGACTGAGTAGTTTGCGCTGTTATTGTTTGGATAAAAAAGCAAAATAGAAATATTATGTATATCTGTTGTTTCATAATGATTTGTTATTGAGTTATAATTATTTTTTCACTATTATCTTGTTGGCTTACAATATAAAATCCCGATGGAAGAGTTATATCTAATATACCCTCTTGTGATGGCATAAAGCGTTGTTGCACTCCCGTTATAGAGACTATGCTAACTTCAACTCCTGATGTAAGTCCCGAAATAATAAGATTGTTTCCCGAAGTTGTTATCGTCCATTTTGGAGCAGTAACATCTGCAATATTGGTAAAGTTTTTCCACTTAAAAACACTCCATTCTTTTACACTTCTCCACTTATTAACAATACTCGCATTCTGATTATCTAACTCCACATAT of the Dysgonomonadaceae bacterium PH5-43 genome contains:
- a CDS encoding hypothetical protein (product_source=Hypo-rule applied), coding for MKQLILIGKSGVRDWGLPENSTFVQKKST
- a CDS encoding hypothetical protein (product_source=Hypo-rule applied; cleavage_site_network=SignalP-noTM; superfamily=117070), with the protein product MKKIITLVIVAITMFSCNVAEQAAGYYQLTQCKYDYSSISGLTLNGINLQNATSLSSLTPTNLLSLTSAFSSSNGSLPLNFTLNLNVNNPGTTTALLSGMAYVLEIDGREMTTGFLDQALQVAGGSSAVLPIGMSFDLKKVLNGESLESIKNLAFNFAGIGSNTSDVTVKLKPNFNIGGKVISSPTYIPVSFQLNKK
- a CDS encoding hypothetical protein (product_source=Hypo-rule applied; cath_funfam=3.60.21.10; cleavage_site_network=SignalP-noTM; pfam=PF00149; superfamily=56300; transmembrane_helix_parts=Inside_1_4,TMhelix_5_27,Outside_28_503) is translated as MKQQIYIIFLFCFFIQTITAQTTQSIVTTEPGKLSELLKTPETVRYLQVSGFMDARDFFYLRDNCPNIVNLNVKNVKISAYDTYPANTIPDFALSREAYSGTWLELSLKVNSTNIKPTESLSSLTNKWFLVDKNIDLSKAKFDVNLPKGATISPDPATIKVEDSKEVEFTVTAENGEVTKYKTTVFLNNWFTVIVCADSEINMRNNSSDKMKEYVKKMINIHNYPEYKYSNYNFVTPKTELVIMAGDMDQDRGGSLDDFDYVFKQVIDAGIPFITIYGNHDWEPDYWGDDSRGYTYDGVSSNDRTLNVCNTYISRSEKLGITNVEYFHSQYKQVSPFVFKFRNVRFYMGQNYWFQCPYGVDLWAGIGAGNADFYAPDDEIINPLTSKINSGWKNDAAVWVQHYPFNTADKWWLNQNGNGKSQDSNKGAWNTAEKKRNKLKELIRSTKNPAFFAGHNHSEAIYTHSHTNGNFKEYIAGYFPEGKVFMVLMREGIGVVEVKSIQL
- a CDS encoding hypothetical protein (product_source=Hypo-rule applied; cath_funfam=3.30.460.10; superfamily=81301) yields the protein MDIIKIAERNQQLARDILADTHIIQTWERIGATVNIVGSLKSGLLMKNLDIDMHIYTDKLDISESFSVMQELAEKLSLKEIQYINGINTEEECIEWHTLYEDKNHNVWKFDIIHIRKGSKYDGTVEQATDAITKKLTPEIKQTILQIKYDVPSGVFIPGIEIYHAVFTGKVKTYEELELWRKTNPLTNSLAWLP